In Colletotrichum higginsianum IMI 349063 chromosome 3, whole genome shotgun sequence, a genomic segment contains:
- a CDS encoding Transmembrane efflux protein produces the protein MSHNESSSMGSDREMKIRMAQEARAVIEFEEDPHRAALEDNPTEARVGIKTWVAIFVRSPKRV, from the coding sequence ATGTCCCACAACGAATCTTCCAGCATGGGGAGCGACCGCGAGATGAAGATCCGGATGGCCCAGGAGGCGCGGGCCGTCATCGAGTTCGAGGAGGATCCCCACCGCGCCGCGCTGGAGGACAACCCGACCGAGGCGCGGGTCGGCATCAAAACCTGGGTTGCGATCTTTGTACGATCTCCAAAGCGTGTTTGA
- a CDS encoding Trichothecene efflux pump, which yields MALSFGPPVGLAFLAVASIIVQITAELGGQDQLAWVVGSWSLSTACSFSLAGPLSDVFGRRILVLGGQGAVAVGCIAATAAQNISTLIAAETVIGLGTGFVFVSYAGVPEMLPNKWRSLGLGILESGIAVPWQRADHTSSTILETIIRLGVFICRKGAKVANFGITHRGILSVLLGNALYKYASWRWIFGIGIIIELIALLGTWFSYHPTPRPRGDFDKTRTQQLQDVDWVGLALFTSGLAVALIGLTWGGTPAYPWDSAGAIAPIVVGLVVLALGFAYDFKVAARPMFPLKLFVMFRRYSVLLVVLFVSGMNFHAMSALLPQGFLYMFTTDGIQIGTLSLPNTLMIGFTGVLAPLIAHKVGHIKWQLVIGMAFQAVFIGASAGTVYPNHKFAYAFVPAIGVPMFVWVTILSYAIASLHVPHSNLGVAMGLLGTFRSGGGAVGNALFNTIFQEKFREFAGEEVTNAAVSNGLNPADLGLIIPAAIQYNMGNPRALLNVPGITPEIQEALRVAVRAGAGHAFKIVFYVTIPFSVVALLCSLFVEDPTAYMTNHIQSAMDHDQAAPRRGKRATSLEEGQAIEFETRTVQVEPAGKN from the exons ATGGCTCTCTCTTTCGGTCCGCCGGTTGGACTCGcgttcctcgccgtcgcctccatcATCGTCCAGATCACCGCAGAGCTCGGCGGACAAGACCAGCTCGCCTGGGTCGTGGGATCGTGGTCcctctcgacggcctgctcCTTCTCTCTGGCGGGACCCCTCAGCGACGTCTTCGGGAGGAGGATATTGGTCCTGGGCGGCCAGGGTGCCGTTGCTGTCGGCTGCATCGCCGCGACCGCCGCGCAGAACATCTCGaccctcatcgccgccgagacggtCATTGGTCTCGGGAccggcttcgtcttcgtctcctACGCGGGCGTGCCTGAGATGCTCCCCAACAAGTGGCGGTCTCTTGGTCTGGGCATACTGGAATCCGGCATCGCCGTCCCCTG GCAACGTGCCGACCACACCTCCTCCACGATCTTGGAGAC GATTATCAGACTGGGCGTGTTCATCTGCCGAAAGGGAGCCAAGGTGGCTAACTTTGGAATCACCCACAGGGGCATCCTCTCCGTACTGCTCGGCAACGCCCTCTACAAGTACGCCTCGTGGAGGTGGATATTCGGCAttggcatcatcatcgagCTCATCGCCCTGCTCGGCACTTGGTTCTCCTACCATCCGACCCCGCGGCCGCGGGGTGACTTCGACAAGACCCGCACGCAGCAACTCCAGGACGTCGACTGGGTCGGCCTGGCCCTCTTCACATCCGGGCTGGCGGTGGCCCTCATCGGCCTGACATGGGGCGGCACCCCGGCCTACCCGTGGGACAGCGCCGGAGCCATCGcgcccatcgtcgtcggcctcgtggTCTTGGCCCTGGGCTTCGCCTACGACTTCAAGGTCGCCGCGCGCCCCATGTTCCCGCTCAAGCTCTTCGTCATGTTCCGGCGCTACTCCGTCCTGCTGGTTgtcctcttcgtctcggGCATGAACTTCCACGCCATGTCGGCCCTGCTCCCCCAGGGCTTCTTGTACATGTTCACCACCGACGGCATCCAGATCGGGACCCTCTCTCTGCCCAACACGCTCATGATTGGCTTCACAGGCGTGCTCGCGCCTCTCATTGCGCACAAGGTGGGCCACATCAAGTGGCAGCTCGTCATTGGCATGGCCTTCCAGgccgtcttcatcggcgccagcgcggGAACTGTGTATCCCAACCACAAGTTCGCCTACGCCTTTGTGCCTGCTATCGGTGTGCCCATGTTTGTCTGGGTCACGATCCTGTCGTACGCGATTGCCAGTCTCCACGTTCCTCATTCGAATCTCGGAGTGGCAATGGGTCTGTTGGGCACCTTCAGAtcaggaggcggcgccgttggcaACGCCCTCTTCAACACAATCTTCCAAGAGAAGTTCCGTGAGttcgccggcgaggaagtcaCAAACGCCGCTGTCAGTAATGGGCTGAACCCTGCGGACCTGGGCCTCATCATCCCGGCAGCGATCCAGTACAACATGGGCAACCCCCGAGCACTATTGAACGTCCCCGGCATCACACCCGAGATTCAGGAGGCTCTCAGGGTGGCTGTACGGGCCGGAGCCGGGCACGCCTTCAAGATTGTGTTTTATGTTACCATCCCGTTCAGCGTTGTCGCGCTGCTGTGCTCTCTTTTCGTTGAGGATCCGACGGCTTACATGACGAACCACATCCAATCTGCCATGGACCATGATCAGGCAGCGCCGAGGCGTGGCAAGCGTGCAACGTCCCTTGAAGAGGGCCAGGCCATTGAGTTTGAGACCAGAACGGTCCAGGTGGAACCCGCGGGAAAGAACTAA
- a CDS encoding transmembrane alpha-helix domain-containing protein, with protein MSAVTLDSNAWYAISEGRVANVSDPLTTSLQDTANGLRVFGKTDALWQFQPVGNRDGRYLVRLNAAGVGQQLSVCWNLAEVHPSRTRGCMRKTESDESQQWDITEWESEKGTLKFTNVANGTGYVLDVHPGNNLFMSSEIEGTDGVSARQPAQHWIMTSSKAVNDGAYSTIYSAGTTPVSTATSSASGSLSATATATGTDAGAATATSSGGSTTGTSSPGSSPSGGLSTGAAAGIGVGVSLGAIAILGAAFFFWWRRRRASRDAAAAAAAPGNHHHEMGHNGSTIGKSSPGTANASTVAGSPSPAHGYYAHEAKVLGHMQPHSHSAEANTNPIYEAPTETRYELDSGTGGHAHTPTQHDLSDSQTRR; from the exons ATGTCCGCTGTGACGCTGGACTCCAACGCGTGGTACGCCATCTCCGAGGGCCGTGTCGCCAACGTCTCCGACCCTCTCACGACGAGCCTTCAAGATACGGCCAACGGGCTCAGGGTGTTCGGTAAAACGGACGCGCTGTGGCAGTTCCAACCGGTGGGCAACAGGGATGGTCGGTATCTCGTGAGACTGAATGCGGCCGGCGTGGGCCAGCAGCTTTCCGTGTGCTGGAACCTGGCCGAGGTCCACCCCAGCAGGACGAGGGGTTGCATGAGGAAGACGGAATCGGACGAGAGCCAGCAATGGGACATCACCGAATGGGAGAGCGAGAAGGGCACGCTCAAGTTCACCAACGTCGCCAACGGCACGGGAtacgtcctcgacgtccacCCGGGGAACAACCTGTTCATGTCGAGCGAGATCGAGGGCACCGACGGCGTGTCCGCGCGCCAGCCTGCCCAGCACTGGATCATGACGAGTTCAAAGGCCGTCAATGATGGAGCGTACTCCACCATCTACTCGGCGGGC ACCACTCCTGTAAGCACGGCaacatcatcggcatcgggATCATTGTCTGCAACCGCAACGGCAACAGGAACGGACGCAGgagcagcgacggcgacgtcttcCGGTGGCTCTACTACCGGGACCTCGAGCCCCGGTTCCTCACCATCCGGAGGGCTCTCaaccggcgccgcggccggaATCGGCGTGGGCGTCTCCCTCGGGGCCATCGCTATCCTaggcgccgccttcttcttctggtgGCGTCGCAGAAGAGCTTCAAgagacgcggcggcggcagcagcagcacccgGGAACCATCACCACGAGATGGGCCACAACGGCAGCACTATCGGAAAGTCGAGCCCCGGGACTGCCAACGCCTCTACCGTCGCTGGctctccgtcgccggcccACGGCTACTACGCGCACGAGGCCAAGGTCCTGGGCCATATGCAACCGCACTCACATAGCGCCGAGGCCAACACGAACCCGATATACGAAGCCCCGACCGAGACCAGATATGAGCTAGATTCCGGCACGGGGGGTCATGCTCACACGCCTACGCAACATGATCTGTCAGACAGTCAGACGAGGCGGTGA
- a CDS encoding Six-hairpin glycosidase encodes MRLSATLAIAPLGARLAQAALDLDAITEKYFSNDAPWYKNRVPLFESSDTQITDVYYYRWNLFRTHQRDIGSKYGFISTEFIDNVGWQTQPWASNNCAAIFHLSEGRWCRDPRFKRDYAAFMYSSDSNPRQFSESMADGVWRNYLVDGDPELAFSLLDDMQRVYNLWVGDHFDESKGLFWVEPIADATEYTISSIDASGGYDGFFGGNAFRPTINTYQYANARAIAKIASLKGGLDSVVEEYNSRAEALKETLQRDLWNSTFEHFVDRYFVDNENVTYWDFIRGRELAGLVPWAHDLPDDDAKFGEAWKHALNSDELGGPFGLRTVEPSYEHYMRVWRYEGTQTECHWNGPSWPYQTTQVLTSLANVLDHYPNSSSLVTVGDYTRLLRQYAQQHYNKHYGNILDIEENYDPDTGEPIVGLGRSHHYFHSGYVDLILSGFVGVRPREDDVLEVNPLADPAAISYFRAERILYHGREVAVQWDATGEHYGVAGLRIEVDGKVVASSDKLERLTAEVTRAPVSVVRPLAQSIQLQATEPLPIINASVPNYNVDRLHDVFDGRVWFWTQDTIANGFDTPENSNAEEWVSIEFGSAVDAARAEVAFFANEERGFDVPASYKLQVLSGEWTDVPDATYDKPLANGITNFKWTAVSTESLRILVTPQEGKRVRLVELKVFTE; translated from the coding sequence ATGAGACTCTCCGCAACTTTGGCGATAGCCCCTTTGGGTGCCCGCCTGGCTCAGGCCGCCTTGGACCTTGATGCCATCACGGAAAAGTACTTTAGCAACGACGCGCCCTGGTACAAGAACCGCGTCCCCCTTTTCGAGTCCAGCGACACCCAGATCACCGACGTATACTACTACCGCTGGAACCTCTTCCGCACACACCAGCGTGATATCGGCTCGAAGTACGGCTTCATTTCCACCGAGTTCATTGACAACGTAGGCTGGCAGACCCAGCCGTGGGCCTCCAACAActgcgccgccatcttccaTCTCTCCGAGGGTCGGTGGTGCCGGGACCCGCGCTTCAAGCGAGACTATGCGGCGTTCATGTACAGTTCAGACAGCAACCCTCGGCAGTTCTCCGAGAGCATGGCCGACGGAGTCTGGAGGAACTACCTCGTCGATGGTGACCCCGAGCTGGCTTTTTCTCTCTTGGACGACATGCAGAGAGTATACAACTTGTGGGTCGGAGACCACTTCGACGAGTCCAAGGGCCTCTTCTGGGTTGAGCCCATTGCCGATGCCACAGAGTACACTATCTCCAGCATCGATGCTTCTGGCGGCTACGATGGCTTCTTCGGAGGCAACGCTTTCCGCCCCACAATCAACACCTATCAATACGCCAATGCCCGTGCCATCGCCAAGATCGCTTCCCTAAAGGGCGGCCTTGACAGTGTTGTCGAGGAGTACAACAGCCGCGCCGAGGCGCTCAAGGAGACGTTGCAGAGAGATTTGTGGAACTCCACCTTCGAGCACTTCGTCGACCGCTACTTTGTCGACAACGAGAACGTCACCTACTGGGACTTCATCAGAGGGCGTGAGCTTGCCGGTCTCGTCCCCTGGGCCCACGACCTCCCTGATGACGATGCCAAGTTCGGCGAAGCTTGGAAACACGCCCTCAATTCCGACGAGCTTGGCGGCCCTTTTGGCCTCCGCACCGTCGAGCCCTCGTACGAGCACTACATGCGCGTCTGGCGGTACGAAGGCACCCAGACCGAATGCCACTGGAACGGCCCCTCTTGGCCTTACCAGACGACGCAGGTGTTGACCTCGCTCGCCAACGTGCTTGACCACTACCCGAACTCCTCCTCTCTCGTTACCGTCGGCGACTACACCAGGCTTCTCCGGCAATACGCCCAGCAACACTACAACAAGCACTATGGCAACATTCTCGACATCGAGGAGAACTACGACCCGGACACAGGCGAGCCAattgtcggcctcggccgctcGCACCACTACTTCCACTCCGGCTACGTCGATCTCATCTTGTCCGGCTTCGTCGGCGTGCGTCCGCGTGAGGATGACGTTCTCGAAGTCAACCCCCTGGCCGATCCCGCCGCAATCTCTTACTTCCGTGCCGAGCGCATCTTGTACCACGGCCGCGAGGTCGCCGTGCAGTGGGACGCCACTGGCGAGCATTATGGGGTGGCTGGTCTGCGTATCGAGGTCGACGGTAAGGTCGTTGCCTCTTCGGACAAGCTGGAACGACTCACTGCCGAAGTCACCCGCGCACCCGTCTCGGTCGTCCGTCCCTTGGCCCAGTCCATCCAGCTCCAGGCCACCGAGCCCCTGCCCATCATAAATGCCTCCGTCCCCAACTACAACGTCGACCGTCTCCACGACGTATTCGACGGACGAGTCTGGTTCTGGACCCAGGacaccatcgccaacggcTTTGATACCCCGGAGAACAGCAACGCCGAGGAGTGGGTCAGCATCGAGTTCGGTTCGGCCGTCGATGCTGCGCGTGCTGAggtcgccttcttcgcgaACGAGGAGAGAGGGTTTGATGTGCCCGCCAGCTATAAGCTGCAGGTTCTGAGCGGGGAATGGACCGATGTACCGGATGCAACCTATGACAAGCCCCTGGCGAACGGCATCACCAATTTCAAGTGGACTGCTGTCTCCACGGAATCCCTCCGCATCTTAGTCACACCACAAGAAGGGAAACGCGTCCGTCTGGTGGAGTTGAAGGTCTTCACGGAATAG